In Deltaproteobacteria bacterium, the genomic window CGTCAGTGCATGGTGTTTATCGATCGCCTTTGCCTTGACCCGATTCAGGATATCCATAACCACTGCATCATCGGGAACCGGGATGCCCAGCCGCTCCATCTTAACTTTGATGGACGTGCCACCGCTCATTTTCCCGACAATAATTTTTCGTTCTCTACCGATAATGCCGGCAATATCCGTTCCGGGGGGATTCGCCTTCCCCGCCTTCGCTAGTTTGAAACCAGCATCGACAGCTATACCCGATTCCTGCGTAAAAACCCGCTCACCTACCAAGGGCCAATTGGCTTGCAACTGAATTTGTGACAGTTTCTCCACGAGCTGTGAAACCTCATACAGCTTTTCTAATTTGATTCCGGTGTCGATGCCCAACATCAATTCAAGGTCTACGGCCACGGTTTCCAGTGGTGCGTTTCCTCCCCCTTCTCCGAGACCGTTTACGCAGGTATGAATCACTTCCGCACCCGCCATGGCTGCAGCCAAGGCCCCGGCCGTTCCCATGCCGTATGTGTTGTGTGGGTGGATTTCGATACATTTGTCTGTGAGTGACTTGACACGGCGGACAAAATGATAGAGCGCTCGGGGCAGGCAGGTTCCACGGGTATCGGGAAGTGCTATCGCATCAATGGCCCCTTCTTTAAGAATTTTTTCTATTATTTTTTGAACGAAGTCCCACGGTGACTGCGTGGCAAGCATCAGGAAAGCGGTAACCCGCAGTCCTTTCTCTTTTGCAAAATGCGACGCTTTGATTATCTTACTCGTTGTTTCCTCAAAAGACCATCCAAAGGCTTCGATCAGCGGCGGGAAGGTGGTAATTTCCAGCTCAATAGCCGGACAGCCGGCATCGGCTGCCTTCTGAATATCCCCTTGCACCGAACGGCAGAATCCCACAATCTCGGCAGAAAGTCCCAAGGAAGCCAGTTCTTTGACGGCTTCAAAATCATCCTGCGAAACAGCAGGCATCACCTCGATCCGATGTACCCCAAGCTCGCTTAAAGCTTGTCCTATCCGGACCTTATCCTCTTTGGTAAAAACCACTCCGGCGAATTGCTCGCCATCACGAAGCGTGGTGTCGTGGAGATAGATTGTCTTTGGTAAAAACTGCTTCTCCGCCTCTATCTCCTCCATGAAATTTAACGGACTGCTGTTGACCTGTTTCCAGTCTTCCATATCGTGTACACTCCTCTTCTTGTCTTTACTGGTATTGCACCGAGTTCGCGCCTTACCCCGTCATGTAGTTTTCGAGGTGTCCTCCTCTATGCCATATACGCTCATTCCGCCCGCAGTAATTCTGTCAGGTCAGAAATATCATTGATCATCTCCAGTGATTCAACTGTTTCCATGATCGTGTCGATCCGGCGTGCACTGAACAAGGCCGAGGCAAGGACTCTGAACTTATCCTTGAGTTCCTGGGTGGTAAAAGGGTTTTTGGGTGTTCCCTTGGAGTACTTGACGGTTTCCTGGAAAAGGCTGCCATCATTGAGCTTCACTTCAACAACAGAGGGAATTGCCAACCCTTTTTCTTCACTGAAGGTTCTTTCGGCGGCAGGATCCACCTCCATAGTAACTTTCTTTGCAACAGTCTTCGCCTCCTGATTATAAAAAATGTTTTCCTCGCTCATCCACTCATGTGGCATTTTTCGGAGAGCAAGCATGGAAATTGCGTAGGGAAGACAGAATTGCGCATTAAAAATAGATTCGATCGTGTCGCGCGAGAGAAGATCGATGGCCCGTTGTATAGTTTTCACCTTGATGGATTCGATATCTTGAGCACTGATCGAGTTTTGCTCAAATATCTTTTTCACTGCATCCGCGCTGCTATGCCCCCATGTACAGAGAGGATACGGCTTATATTTTGTATCCAGGATGGTGAAAGGATCACCGATATCTCTCACGAGTTCCCCACAATCATGATTATCCGACCCCATTGCGGCCCAAAACCCGGCATCGCCGTCGAAAACATGAGCAGTGCCCGATGAAACCCCTTTCTGTGCCAGGAGTGTCCAGAATACTCCTGAAAACGTTGACCATCCAAACGGACCTTTTGGAAAACCCGTATGATGTTCCGCTGATTTCTGCAGATCGATCGGCAGAGGAGCGATTTTTCCCGCAAGACCAAAGGCATCATAGAGTTGCTTTTCCCCTAATCCGAGCAACTTTCCTGCAACAGTTACTGCATCAAAGATCTGCCAGGTAGAGGGGAAATAGGTTCGGGCCTTCGATAGAGAGGGCATCGAGTACATCATGATACGAGATCCCACCTCAAAGCCCACCACGATGGCATGAATCACCTCAAGACCCGACGCGTTTTGTGCCTCTCCCACGCCAATGGCAGTCGGGACCAGACAGTTTGCCTGATGGGCCGCTCCGGCATACACATCATCCATATCCAGCAAATTTGCCAGCGTAGAATTGGCCCAGCATGCCAAAGGAAGAGAAACCGTGCCTTCAGTGCCGATCAGG contains:
- a CDS encoding MmgE/PrpD family protein; this translates as MTYTERLIDNIIHSEKESIPAEVIEHTKIFILDTLGCAIGGYCTKIGKQIVAQAEEFRGGGEASLIGTEGTVSLPLACWANSTLANLLDMDDVYAGAAHQANCLVPTAIGVGEAQNASGLEVIHAIVVGFEVGSRIMMYSMPSLSKARTYFPSTWQIFDAVTVAGKLLGLGEKQLYDAFGLAGKIAPLPIDLQKSAEHHTGFPKGPFGWSTFSGVFWTLLAQKGVSSGTAHVFDGDAGFWAAMGSDNHDCGELVRDIGDPFTILDTKYKPYPLCTWGHSSADAVKKIFEQNSISAQDIESIKVKTIQRAIDLLSRDTIESIFNAQFCLPYAISMLALRKMPHEWMSEENIFYNQEAKTVAKKVTMEVDPAAERTFSEEKGLAIPSVVEVKLNDGSLFQETVKYSKGTPKNPFTTQELKDKFRVLASALFSARRIDTIMETVESLEMINDISDLTELLRAE
- a CDS encoding 2-isopropylmalate synthase — encoded protein: MEDWKQVNSSPLNFMEEIEAEKQFLPKTIYLHDTTLRDGEQFAGVVFTKEDKVRIGQALSELGVHRIEVMPAVSQDDFEAVKELASLGLSAEIVGFCRSVQGDIQKAADAGCPAIELEITTFPPLIEAFGWSFEETTSKIIKASHFAKEKGLRVTAFLMLATQSPWDFVQKIIEKILKEGAIDAIALPDTRGTCLPRALYHFVRRVKSLTDKCIEIHPHNTYGMGTAGALAAAMAGAEVIHTCVNGLGEGGGNAPLETVAVDLELMLGIDTGIKLEKLYEVSQLVEKLSQIQLQANWPLVGERVFTQESGIAVDAGFKLAKAGKANPPGTDIAGIIGRERKIIVGKMSGGTSIKVKMERLGIPVPDDAVVMDILNRVKAKAIDKHHALT